One Chloroflexota bacterium DNA window includes the following coding sequences:
- a CDS encoding lysophospholipid acyltransferase family protein, which yields MPPSPSKNQPRLPAQPNRLGAWLVYQALIRPALRKTFDQVLLNVGSTADILRSREPILAYVTHTSWWDGHLAFELFRTVYPRHHYLMMEEAQLARYFFFRWCGCFSVNRQEPREALRSIRYASSLLQHKQSLVWIFPQGQIIPPDRRPLQLFRGVADIATRTGNLWCLPIALRYEFAGEQRPVALIRCGEPTWVDADTSREQLQPQLAINLTRAADQLRDEWNQQELVNFQPILQGTASVNRRFDHILGPIVRWWQQ from the coding sequence AGCTTGGTTGGTCTATCAGGCCTTGATCCGGCCTGCATTACGCAAAACCTTTGATCAAGTATTGCTGAATGTTGGGTCAACCGCTGACATTCTGCGCAGCCGCGAGCCAATTTTGGCCTATGTTACCCATACAAGTTGGTGGGATGGGCATCTGGCGTTCGAATTATTTCGCACAGTCTACCCACGCCACCACTATTTAATGATGGAAGAAGCCCAGTTGGCCCGCTATTTCTTCTTTCGTTGGTGTGGCTGTTTCTCGGTTAATCGCCAAGAACCACGCGAAGCCTTGCGCTCAATTCGCTACGCCAGCAGCCTGCTCCAACACAAACAATCTTTAGTTTGGATCTTTCCGCAGGGTCAGATTATACCGCCAGATCGCCGTCCGCTCCAACTTTTTCGTGGGGTCGCCGATATCGCCACCCGCACCGGCAATTTGTGGTGCTTGCCAATCGCCTTGCGCTACGAATTTGCTGGCGAACAACGGCCAGTTGCCTTAATTCGCTGCGGCGAGCCAACATGGGTTGATGCAGATACCAGCCGCGAACAGCTGCAACCGCAATTAGCAATCAACCTAACCCGTGCCGCCGATCAACTACGCGATGAATGGAATCAGCAAGAGCTTGTTAATTTTCAGCCAATTTTGCAAGGCACAGCCTCGGTCAATCGCCGTTTTGATCACATTTTAGGGCCAATTGTGCGCTGGTGGCAACAATAA